Proteins from one bacterium genomic window:
- a CDS encoding branched-chain amino acid ABC transporter permease — protein sequence MWRPCGTFDETYEKDMAIVRTPLRWAVLTASLVLTVLLPVILPYYFISFINNLAITVILVMGLQIVSGYCGQISFGQAAFMAVGAYSAAIFTQKLGLSFWLALPLSGIFTGLFGLIGGAPSLRIKGFYLAVATIAVHFVTMWLILHLEITGRSHGLMVEPPSLAGFSFDTDERMFYIIMPVMILMTYGARNLVRTKVGRAFVAVRDNDLAAQVMGINLFYYKLLAFFISCFYAGVAGCLWAHLTLVAHFEQFTLLHALWYIGMLIVGGMGSVPGVFFGVILIRILDELVMVVSPVLAAWFPWLGSAPAAGLGVTAFGLVLALFLIWEPRGLAHRWEILKASLRLYPFAH from the coding sequence ATGTGGCGGCCTTGCGGTACCTTTGACGAGACCTATGAAAAGGACATGGCCATAGTGCGCACTCCTTTGCGTTGGGCAGTGCTCACGGCTTCCCTTGTTCTGACAGTTTTGTTGCCAGTGATCCTTCCTTATTATTTCATAAGTTTTATCAATAACTTAGCCATCACGGTGATCCTGGTGATGGGGCTACAGATCGTCAGCGGTTACTGCGGTCAGATCTCTTTTGGGCAGGCTGCTTTCATGGCAGTGGGTGCTTACTCTGCTGCTATCTTCACCCAGAAGCTGGGCCTTTCTTTTTGGCTGGCCCTTCCTCTTTCAGGGATTTTTACGGGGCTCTTTGGACTGATAGGCGGAGCCCCCTCCTTGCGCATAAAAGGCTTTTACCTGGCTGTGGCCACCATAGCGGTCCACTTTGTCACCATGTGGCTAATCCTGCACTTGGAGATCACGGGCAGATCCCACGGACTCATGGTAGAACCCCCGAGCCTGGCTGGCTTCTCATTCGACACTGATGAGAGAATGTTCTACATCATCATGCCTGTGATGATCTTGATGACCTACGGGGCCAGAAACCTGGTGAGAACCAAGGTGGGCAGAGCTTTTGTGGCGGTCAGGGACAATGATCTGGCTGCCCAGGTAATGGGCATAAATCTTTTTTATTACAAGCTGCTGGCATTCTTCATCTCCTGTTTTTATGCCGGTGTGGCCGGATGCCTCTGGGCTCATCTGACCTTGGTGGCCCACTTCGAGCAGTTCACCCTGCTGCATGCCTTGTGGTATATCGGCATGCTCATCGTGGGGGGCATGGGAAGCGTTCCAGGGGTGTTCTTTGGAGTGATCTTAATCAGGATCCTAGATGAGCTGGTCATGGTGGTCTCTCCTGTACTGGCTGCCTGGTTTCCTTGGTTGGGATCGGCCCCCGCAGCGGGCCTGGGGGTGACAGCATTCGGGTTGGTGCTGGCCCTTTTCCTCATTTGGGAACCCAGGGGTTTGGCCCATCGCTGGGAAATCCTGAAGGCTTCTTTAAGGCTTTACCCCTTTGCCCATTGA
- a CDS encoding response regulator, with protein MAKILIVDDEEHIRMLYQVELEDEGYEVITAADGRDLLGLINRERPDLVVLDIKMAGYNGLDLLQEIRNRFYNLPVILCSAYDSFRRDMKSIAADFYVVKSSDLTQLKKTIVRALESAAPHFSP; from the coding sequence ATGGCCAAGATTCTCATAGTGGATGACGAGGAACATATTCGTATGCTCTACCAGGTGGAGCTGGAGGACGAGGGCTATGAGGTAATAACAGCTGCCGACGGCAGGGATCTGCTGGGGTTGATAAATAGGGAGCGGCCTGACCTCGTGGTCCTGGACATCAAGATGGCGGGTTACAACGGCTTGGACCTTCTTCAGGAGATAAGAAACCGCTTCTACAACCTGCCCGTGATACTCTGTTCGGCTTATGACTCTTTCCGCAGGGACATGAAATCCATTGCCGCGGATTTCTACGTGGTAAAGTCCTCAGATCTCACCCAGTTGAAAAAGACCATCGTAAGGGCACTGGAGAGCGCAGCCCCCCACTTCTCTCCATAG
- a CDS encoding ABC transporter ATP-binding protein: protein MLRLNNIEVIYSDVILVLKGVSLEVPEGKIVALLGANGAGKTTTLKAISGVLRTELGEVTDGSIEFDGLRIDRMDPEAIVRMGIVQVMEGRRLFEHLTVEENLLVGAYARTDHAGIKADLEKVYEYFPKLLQMKRRTSGYLSGGERQMLVMGRALMARPKIMLLDEPSLGLSPLLVKEIFKLIGEINRQERVSILLVEQNARIALGLSDHGYVMENGRIVLEGPSQKLKENEDIKEFYLGLSELGKRKSYKEVKHYRRRKRWLA from the coding sequence ATGCTCAGGCTCAACAACATAGAGGTCATCTATAGCGATGTGATCCTGGTGCTCAAAGGGGTTTCCTTGGAGGTGCCGGAGGGGAAGATAGTGGCCTTGCTGGGTGCCAATGGAGCCGGCAAGACCACTACCCTGAAGGCCATCTCAGGGGTGCTCAGAACCGAGCTGGGGGAAGTAACCGACGGCTCCATAGAGTTCGACGGCCTTCGCATAGACCGCATGGATCCAGAGGCCATAGTGCGCATGGGGATAGTCCAGGTCATGGAAGGCCGCCGTCTCTTCGAGCATCTCACTGTGGAGGAAAACCTGTTAGTAGGGGCATATGCCAGGACGGATCACGCTGGAATCAAGGCAGACTTGGAGAAGGTATATGAGTATTTCCCCAAACTCCTTCAGATGAAGCGGCGTACAAGCGGGTATCTCTCGGGAGGGGAAAGACAAATGCTGGTCATGGGCAGGGCACTGATGGCAAGGCCCAAGATCATGCTTTTGGACGAGCCATCCTTGGGCCTGAGCCCTCTTCTGGTCAAGGAGATCTTCAAGCTCATCGGGGAGATAAACAGGCAGGAGAGGGTTTCCATATTGCTTGTGGAGCAAAATGCCAGGATCGCCCTTGGGCTTTCTGATCACGGCTATGTGATGGAAAACGGTCGCATTGTGCTGGAGGGCCCATCTCAAAAGTTAAAGGAAAATGAGGATATCAAGGAGTTTTACCTAGGCTTGAGCGAACTTGGAAAGAGAAAGAGCTACAAGGAGGTCAAGCATTACAGGCGCAGGAAAAGGTGGCTGGCCTGA
- a CDS encoding AMP-binding protein — protein sequence MVEAYQERLDTLPKLLRERGRSLGDRHVAMRVKDRGIWIRYTWKDYLERVRHLTLGLVSLGLGAGEKVLIIGENKPEWFWAELAAQCAGAIAVGVFTDCVANEVLYYAQHSDATFVVAHDQEQVDKVLDIKPQVPQLRKVIYWDPKGLWNYKDPDLLSMDSVMEMGRRYEQQHPELFDELVDRGKGDDIGVICYTSGTTGLPKGAMLSQRWLVDGIREWSRVDGWDRPGMEYLSFIPPAWATEQGLGIAGGLVAGLRVNFPEEPETVQENIREIGPEILFYGARLWENVNSMVQARILDSTAIRRWLYRRCLSVALKVADLKIQKKTVGPLWSLLWWLAYQLCFRALRDRLGLSRARVVYSAGGALSPEIIRYFLALGIEIKLFYGSTEMGVVSIPRPGEIRPETSGRPMPWADVRISEEGEILVKSRFMYSGYYKNPEATAAKLKDGYYCSGDFGYLDEEGHLIVIDRMEDLKPLSGGRRFSPQYTEVRLRFSPYIKDVLVVGGENRDFVSALVNIDLENVGRFAESNHIAYTTFTDLSQKPQVIELIRDEIRRVNRTLPEHARVVRFVNLHKEFDADEAELTRTRKIRRSFVEDRYKDLIEALYKGQKELAVEATVTYRDGRQGIIRTLISVNDVGG from the coding sequence TTGGTTGAGGCTTACCAGGAGAGATTGGACACCTTGCCTAAGCTCCTCAGAGAGAGGGGAAGGAGCCTGGGAGATCGCCATGTGGCCATGCGAGTCAAGGACCGCGGGATCTGGATACGTTACACCTGGAAGGACTACCTGGAAAGGGTACGGCACTTGACTCTGGGATTGGTGAGCTTGGGGCTGGGAGCCGGGGAAAAGGTGCTGATAATAGGGGAGAACAAGCCAGAATGGTTTTGGGCTGAGCTGGCCGCCCAGTGTGCCGGAGCCATTGCCGTGGGCGTTTTCACGGACTGCGTGGCCAACGAAGTCCTATACTATGCTCAGCACTCAGATGCCACCTTTGTTGTGGCTCATGACCAGGAGCAGGTGGACAAGGTGCTAGATATAAAGCCCCAGGTCCCGCAGCTGCGCAAGGTCATATATTGGGACCCCAAGGGCCTTTGGAACTACAAGGATCCGGATTTGCTCTCCATGGATTCGGTGATGGAGATGGGCCGTAGGTATGAACAGCAGCACCCCGAGCTTTTCGACGAGCTGGTGGATCGGGGAAAAGGGGATGACATAGGCGTCATCTGCTATACCTCGGGCACCACGGGGCTTCCCAAGGGAGCCATGCTCAGCCAGAGATGGCTGGTGGATGGCATCAGGGAGTGGTCCCGGGTTGACGGATGGGACCGACCGGGCATGGAGTACCTTTCCTTTATCCCGCCAGCATGGGCCACGGAGCAGGGTCTGGGAATCGCAGGGGGGCTTGTGGCTGGGCTGAGGGTAAACTTCCCTGAGGAGCCTGAGACAGTCCAGGAGAATATCCGGGAGATAGGCCCTGAGATACTCTTTTACGGGGCAAGGCTCTGGGAAAATGTCAACAGCATGGTCCAGGCCAGGATATTGGACAGCACAGCCATCAGAAGATGGCTCTACCGCAGATGTTTATCCGTGGCTCTCAAGGTTGCCGATCTGAAGATCCAGAAGAAGACCGTGGGTCCCCTCTGGAGCCTGCTTTGGTGGCTGGCTTACCAGTTGTGCTTCCGGGCCCTGAGGGATAGGCTTGGGCTTTCCAGGGCCAGGGTTGTGTACTCGGCCGGGGGGGCCCTGAGCCCGGAGATCATCCGCTATTTTCTTGCCCTGGGCATAGAGATCAAGCTCTTTTACGGCAGCACCGAGATGGGAGTGGTGTCCATACCCAGGCCAGGGGAGATCAGGCCCGAGACCTCTGGAAGGCCCATGCCTTGGGCAGATGTTCGCATCTCCGAGGAGGGCGAGATCCTGGTAAAGAGCAGATTCATGTACTCGGGATACTACAAAAACCCCGAGGCCACAGCCGCCAAGCTAAAGGACGGTTATTACTGCAGCGGGGATTTCGGGTACCTGGACGAGGAAGGACATCTCATCGTCATAGACCGAATGGAGGATCTCAAGCCCCTCTCAGGGGGACGGAGATTCTCCCCCCAGTATACAGAGGTAAGGCTTAGGTTCAGCCCGTACATAAAGGACGTGCTGGTAGTAGGTGGTGAGAACAGAGACTTTGTCTCGGCCTTGGTGAACATAGATCTAGAGAATGTGGGCCGCTTCGCCGAATCCAACCACATCGCGTACACCACCTTCACGGACCTTTCCCAGAAGCCCCAGGTGATAGAACTCATAAGGGATGAGATCCGCAGGGTGAACCGAACTCTTCCAGAGCACGCCCGTGTGGTGCGCTTCGTGAACCTCCACAAGGAGTTCGACGCCGACGAGGCAGAGCTTACCCGCACCAGAAAGATCCGCCGGTCCTTTGTGGAAGACAGATACAAAGATCTCATAGAAGCCCTTTACAAAGGACAAAAGGAGTTGGCTGTTGAAGCCACAGTAACTTACAGGGACGGTAGGCAGGGGATCATCCGGACCCTGATCTCGGTCAACGATGTGGGGGGGTAG
- a CDS encoding branched-chain amino acid ABC transporter permease produces MEGFLQLLMLGLMEGGLYAIVAAAIVLVFKSTHVVSLAHGQIMGFGALAFWIGVVQLKLPLALALIGSLAFSAAMGWLIERAAMRPLIGQPLFASFLNTFAVFLVLDGIFQLILKGESYSFSAYLPKGNVSVGDFTLPITQLVSFLGSLLVFLGLALFYRWTKLGLGMRATAEDHQLAQSTGISVRGVFSAIWVLSSATATFAGLALANVTDIYYTLPYMGIKGLVVALVGGLESLPGALLAGLLLGVLENVSAGYLDPLVGGGIKEVAAYVLLLFVLLVKPYGLFGLVRIERI; encoded by the coding sequence ATGGAGGGTTTTTTACAGCTTTTGATGCTGGGTTTGATGGAAGGTGGGCTTTACGCCATCGTGGCGGCAGCCATTGTACTCGTGTTCAAGTCAACCCATGTGGTGAGCCTGGCCCACGGTCAGATCATGGGCTTCGGTGCCCTTGCTTTCTGGATAGGGGTTGTTCAACTCAAGCTACCTCTGGCACTGGCATTGATAGGCTCTTTGGCTTTTTCAGCGGCCATGGGATGGCTCATTGAGAGGGCAGCCATGAGACCTTTGATAGGCCAGCCCCTTTTTGCCTCGTTTCTGAATACTTTCGCTGTATTTTTAGTCCTAGACGGCATCTTTCAGTTGATCCTGAAAGGAGAATCTTACAGCTTCTCCGCTTACCTGCCCAAGGGGAATGTTTCAGTGGGAGACTTCACACTTCCCATTACCCAGTTGGTGAGTTTTCTGGGATCGCTGTTGGTATTTTTGGGTTTGGCTCTTTTTTACCGCTGGACAAAACTGGGCCTGGGAATGCGTGCCACAGCCGAGGACCATCAGCTGGCCCAGAGCACGGGCATATCAGTCAGAGGGGTTTTTTCAGCCATATGGGTTCTTTCTTCTGCCACGGCCACCTTTGCTGGTCTGGCCCTGGCCAATGTGACAGACATCTACTACACGCTTCCCTATATGGGGATAAAGGGGCTGGTTGTGGCCTTGGTGGGTGGGCTGGAATCCCTTCCTGGTGCCCTATTGGCAGGCCTGCTTCTGGGGGTGTTGGAAAACGTAAGCGCTGGGTACCTGGATCCTCTGGTGGGAGGAGGCATCAAGGAAGTGGCTGCTTACGTTTTGCTGCTTTTTGTCTTGCTGGTTAAGCCTTACGGACTGTTCGGACTTGTGCGCATAGAGAGGATCTGA
- a CDS encoding ABC transporter substrate-binding protein, translating into MRSRKSILFFLAALLAVGWAGLPGWSWAREVVFLDLTDFTGPVAGLALPGSLGLEDYIKDINAKGGVQGVKVKYIGVDTRYDVARGLSSFKRYRRDEAVLAINIVSTPFGKVLKEITAKEKLAITIPGDGEYQAHVGNFFTWGPTYQDAFAAAMDWVAADWKKQGKSGKPSVGHLAWDSPYGREPLRGGKEHAEKIGINLLNPEFFPSGTPKHDVYLSRLEAAGANYIYVACVDPAPTNVLRDAAAMGLNKKIQFITDYWGPTALGVGTHPEAVEGAVIVSFFLRGEEAKNHPVTKRIWTTYQKDPLEKMNETYGMGIVWGMTFEAALKDAIQRVGVDKLTKEVIFESYQRLNGISREGITGPCAYSPGSRRGSQEVKFYRCSKGKIVPITDWVKTPDAVSLHKW; encoded by the coding sequence ATGAGGTCCCGAAAGAGTATTCTCTTCTTTTTGGCGGCACTGCTGGCCGTGGGTTGGGCTGGGTTGCCGGGTTGGAGCTGGGCCCGTGAGGTTGTGTTCCTGGATCTCACGGACTTCACCGGTCCCGTGGCGGGATTGGCCTTGCCCGGAAGCTTGGGGCTGGAGGACTACATCAAGGATATAAATGCCAAAGGTGGTGTGCAGGGGGTAAAGGTCAAGTACATTGGGGTGGACACCAGATACGATGTGGCCAGAGGGCTCTCCTCCTTCAAGAGATATCGTAGGGACGAGGCGGTGTTGGCCATCAACATAGTAAGTACTCCCTTTGGGAAGGTACTTAAGGAGATAACTGCCAAGGAGAAGTTGGCAATAACCATTCCTGGGGATGGAGAGTACCAGGCGCATGTGGGGAATTTCTTTACATGGGGTCCCACCTATCAAGATGCCTTTGCTGCAGCAATGGACTGGGTCGCAGCAGACTGGAAGAAACAGGGCAAGAGTGGGAAGCCTTCTGTGGGACATTTGGCCTGGGATTCACCCTATGGTAGGGAGCCCCTTCGAGGCGGTAAAGAACATGCCGAGAAGATAGGAATCAATCTCTTGAACCCGGAGTTTTTCCCTTCGGGCACCCCAAAACATGATGTGTACCTGTCACGTTTGGAAGCCGCAGGGGCCAATTACATCTACGTGGCATGTGTTGATCCTGCCCCCACCAATGTGCTTCGGGATGCGGCAGCCATGGGGCTCAACAAGAAGATTCAGTTCATAACCGATTATTGGGGCCCAACAGCCCTGGGGGTAGGCACCCACCCAGAGGCAGTGGAAGGGGCAGTCATAGTCTCCTTTTTCTTGAGGGGCGAAGAGGCAAAGAACCATCCCGTTACCAAAAGAATATGGACCACTTACCAGAAAGATCCTCTAGAGAAGATGAACGAGACATACGGCATGGGTATTGTTTGGGGAATGACCTTTGAGGCTGCCCTCAAAGATGCCATCCAGAGGGTTGGGGTGGACAAGCTAACAAAGGAAGTCATTTTCGAGTCTTACCAGCGGCTCAATGGCATTAGCAGAGAAGGCATAACGGGTCCGTGCGCTTACAGCCCCGGTTCTCGCAGAGGGAGCCAGGAGGTGAAATTTTACAGGTGCAGCAAAGGCAAGATCGTTCCCATAACGGACTGGGTGAAGACCCCGGATGCAGTTTCTCTTCACAAGTGGTGA
- a CDS encoding helix-turn-helix domain-containing protein, with protein MLHQEEHRQITRLRRKRERDYRVQSILEAARKVFFARGYMKATMEEIATLAEVSKPAIYHYFRTKDELFFSLMVPVVDHFQKELNLIEKRLLRHAYKQGQELVSDLFRGFFRAYKKDPDGFQVVQLFQQTGMVGQLEERVGQILDQKGAQAFRTARRIMSMGMDQGLLKPMSVFSLADAFWGFFVGVVQLERIKSKKAGLPAHLRSTLLTAEKIFGRGVTRGENPWSKPQGRACEGNG; from the coding sequence ATGCTCCATCAAGAAGAACACAGGCAGATAACCCGTCTTCGCAGGAAAAGGGAGAGGGACTACAGGGTACAGTCCATTCTTGAGGCAGCCAGGAAGGTCTTCTTTGCCAGGGGTTACATGAAAGCCACCATGGAGGAGATAGCCACCCTGGCGGAGGTGAGCAAGCCTGCCATATATCACTACTTTCGCACAAAGGATGAACTTTTCTTCTCTCTCATGGTGCCCGTGGTGGATCATTTCCAAAAGGAGCTCAACCTCATAGAGAAACGTCTTCTCAGGCACGCCTACAAGCAAGGTCAGGAGCTGGTGAGCGATCTTTTCCGGGGATTCTTTCGTGCTTACAAGAAGGATCCCGATGGCTTTCAGGTGGTGCAGCTTTTTCAGCAAACCGGAATGGTGGGCCAACTGGAGGAGCGTGTGGGCCAGATTCTAGACCAAAAAGGGGCTCAAGCCTTCCGTACGGCCCGCAGGATCATGAGCATGGGCATGGATCAAGGGCTTCTTAAGCCTATGAGTGTGTTTAGCTTGGCCGATGCTTTCTGGGGTTTCTTTGTGGGGGTAGTTCAACTGGAGCGGATCAAGTCCAAGAAGGCAGGGTTGCCAGCGCATTTGCGTTCTACCCTTTTGACAGCCGAAAAGATCTTTGGCAGAGGAGTCACAAGGGGAGAGAATCCATGGTCAAAGCCGCAAGGGAGAGCCTGTGAGGGAAATGGATAA
- a CDS encoding phosphate-starvation-inducible PsiE family protein, whose product MLSWTKKFEMLVVRILIVMMGIVLSLAVIDLGWLIFKDILESRYFLLSVEQLLELFGLFLLVLIGLELLETVMKTYITKGQPHHEVVLIVAIIAVSRKIIIMDLKQMDALVLGGIAFLVIGLTVGYFLMKKSSACGKE is encoded by the coding sequence ATGCTTTCCTGGACGAAGAAATTTGAAATGTTGGTGGTGCGAATTCTAATAGTGATGATGGGTATAGTGCTTTCCCTGGCAGTCATAGACTTGGGGTGGCTCATATTCAAGGACATACTTGAGTCTCGTTATTTTCTTTTGAGTGTGGAGCAGCTTTTGGAATTGTTCGGACTCTTTCTCTTGGTCTTGATAGGGCTCGAGCTTCTGGAAACCGTCATGAAGACTTATATAACTAAAGGCCAGCCTCATCATGAGGTTGTCCTGATAGTGGCCATAATAGCAGTGTCCCGAAAAATCATCATAATGGATCTGAAGCAGATGGATGCTCTGGTGCTGGGGGGAATAGCGTTTCTCGTAATAGGGCTTACGGTGGGTTACTTTCTCATGAAGAAAAGCAGTGCATGTGGAAAAGAATGA
- a CDS encoding ABC transporter ATP-binding protein codes for MDKADSHSNDPREVLLEIKGLGLHFGGLQVLSNVSLEVRAGEILAIIGPNGAGKTSLLNCINGFYRPQKGTITFKGKPIHRLKPNKIAELGIARTFQNIELYTGLDVLDNLMAARHIHMKRGALAGALFFGPARREEILHRQVVEEIIDFLELEPVRKKVVGTLPYGVRKRVELGRALAMDPSLLLLDEPMAGMNLEEKEDMARFILDVSELKSMPMVIVEHDMDVIMDIAHKGVVLDFGNKIAEGPPREIVMNPRVIQAYLGEGEESSVG; via the coding sequence ATGGATAAGGCTGATTCTCACTCTAATGATCCCAGAGAGGTCTTGTTGGAGATAAAGGGGCTGGGTCTTCACTTCGGGGGTCTTCAGGTGCTCTCCAACGTGAGCCTGGAGGTCAGAGCAGGGGAGATCCTGGCCATTATAGGACCAAACGGCGCGGGTAAAACAAGCCTTCTGAATTGCATCAATGGGTTTTATCGCCCCCAGAAGGGAACAATCACCTTCAAAGGCAAGCCCATTCACAGGTTGAAGCCCAACAAAATAGCCGAGCTGGGCATAGCCCGCACTTTCCAGAACATAGAGCTTTATACAGGGCTCGACGTGCTGGACAATCTCATGGCTGCACGCCACATCCACATGAAGCGAGGAGCTTTGGCAGGCGCCCTGTTCTTCGGTCCTGCAAGGCGAGAGGAGATTCTCCACAGACAGGTGGTGGAGGAAATCATAGATTTCCTGGAGCTGGAACCGGTCCGCAAGAAGGTGGTGGGAACGCTTCCTTACGGGGTAAGAAAAAGGGTGGAATTGGGACGGGCCTTGGCCATGGATCCCTCACTTCTTCTTCTGGACGAGCCAATGGCTGGCATGAATCTGGAAGAAAAGGAGGACATGGCCCGCTTCATCTTGGATGTCTCGGAGCTCAAGTCCATGCCCATGGTGATTGTGGAGCACGACATGGATGTCATCATGGACATTGCCCACAAAGGGGTGGTGCTGGATTTCGGTAACAAGATAGCCGAGGGCCCTCCCAGGGAGATAGTGATGAACCCGCGGGTGATTCAGGCATATCTTGGGGAAGGGGAGGAAAGTTCAGTTGGTTGA
- a CDS encoding glycosyltransferase, which translates to MDFYEENPDKVTQADIVVGIPSYNEARLIPYPTQQASLGLTQFFPEYRSAIINVDNHSEDGTKEAFFNTETQVPKLYISTPEGVVGKGLNLRNFFRKACELGAKACVVVDADLRSITPRWIKNLVEPVFQDFGFVSPLYVRHKYDGTITNSIGYPLTRCVFGRRVRQPIGGDVGFSGEMAKVFLEHPYWNSMVASFGVDIWMTIVAICQGVPMCQSFLGRPKIHKTRDPASDVGAAFRQIVGTIFGAMIHFGDYWKKVRWSRPTAIFGFGLGEVELPPPVNVSPQALYQRFQQGIGPNLEQWKEVFPGEVFSKLTEVMEMDPSRLDFPSDLWAKILFSAAVAFTKDSGAGERILDCLIPLYYGRVYSYVLKTQEMSMQQAEDYIEEQCMLFEEARPFLDERWPL; encoded by the coding sequence ATGGATTTCTACGAAGAGAACCCAGATAAGGTGACACAGGCCGACATAGTGGTTGGAATTCCCTCTTACAACGAGGCCCGACTAATCCCTTACCCCACTCAGCAGGCCAGCCTGGGTTTGACCCAGTTCTTTCCTGAATACCGCTCGGCTATCATCAATGTGGACAATCATTCTGAGGATGGAACAAAAGAAGCCTTTTTCAACACAGAAACTCAGGTACCCAAGCTTTACATCTCCACCCCCGAAGGAGTAGTGGGCAAGGGACTGAATCTCAGGAATTTCTTTAGAAAGGCTTGTGAGCTGGGGGCCAAGGCTTGTGTGGTGGTGGATGCGGATCTCAGAAGCATCACCCCCCGTTGGATAAAGAACTTGGTGGAGCCTGTTTTCCAGGATTTCGGTTTTGTTTCGCCTCTTTACGTTCGGCACAAGTATGACGGCACCATAACCAACAGCATAGGATACCCCCTTACCCGCTGTGTGTTCGGAAGAAGGGTCAGACAGCCCATTGGAGGAGACGTGGGTTTTTCAGGAGAAATGGCTAAGGTTTTCCTGGAACATCCTTACTGGAACTCCATGGTGGCCAGCTTTGGGGTGGACATCTGGATGACCATCGTGGCCATCTGTCAAGGGGTGCCCATGTGTCAGTCCTTTCTGGGCAGACCCAAGATTCACAAGACCAGGGACCCGGCCTCAGACGTGGGTGCTGCTTTCAGACAAATAGTTGGCACCATTTTCGGTGCCATGATTCACTTTGGGGATTATTGGAAAAAGGTGAGATGGAGCAGGCCCACTGCCATATTCGGGTTCGGTCTGGGAGAAGTGGAATTGCCTCCTCCTGTAAATGTGAGTCCCCAGGCTCTTTACCAGAGGTTTCAGCAAGGCATTGGCCCAAATCTGGAGCAATGGAAAGAGGTTTTCCCGGGCGAGGTGTTCTCTAAGCTCACTGAAGTGATGGAGATGGATCCCTCCAGGTTGGATTTTCCTTCGGATCTATGGGCCAAGATTCTCTTCAGTGCGGCAGTGGCCTTTACCAAAGACTCGGGAGCTGGGGAAAGGATTCTGGATTGCCTCATACCCTTGTATTACGGAAGAGTCTATTCTTACGTTTTGAAGACCCAGGAGATGTCAATGCAGCAGGCCGAGGACTACATCGAGGAGCAGTGCATGCTTTTCGAGGAAGCCAGGCCTTTTCTGGACGAGCGGTGGCCCCTCTGA